The Naumannella cuiyingiana DNA window CTGCTGATCTCGCTGGTCGGCTGCATCGTGCCGCGGATCGGCACCTACGCCCGCGCGCTGCGCGCCGAGCCGCCGCGTGCCCCGCGCAATCTGAACCGCCTGCCCGGGCATCTGGCGGGCACCGTGACCGATGCCCCGCAGGCACTCGAGCGCGCGGAGGCGTACCTGCGGAAGAAGCGGTTCCGCGTGCTGCGGCGCGGTGACGAGCTGAGCGCCGAACGCGGCTATCTGCGCGAGGCCGGCAATCTGGTCTTCCACGTCGCGCTGGTGCTGATCCTGGTCACGGTCGCGATCAGCGTGCTGTGGGGTTTTCGCGGCACCTCGGCGACGCTGATCGGCCGCGGCTTCTCCAACAACCTGAGCTTCTACGACGATGTCAGCGCCGGCGCGCTGTTCCGCACCGACCAGTTGCCGCCGTTCACCGTGCGCGTCGACGGCTTCGACGTCAGGTACGGGCTGGACCCCGCGACCGCCGGCCGCCCACTGTCCTTCCGCGCGGACACCACGGTGATCGAGGGGCCGGGGGAACCGCCCCGGCAGGCCTCGATCGAGGTGAACAAGCCGCTGTCCATCGACGGCATCGATGTCCACCTGCTCGGCTACGGGTACGCCCCGATCGTCACCGTCACCGATGCCCGGGGCAATGTCGGCTACTCCGGCCCGGTGATCTTCCTGCCCCAGGACGGCAACTTCACCTCGGCCGGGGTGATCAAGGTCCCCGATGCCCGCCCGCAGCGGCTGGCCTTCCAGGGGTTCTTCCTGCCGACGGCGACGGTGGACGAGGCGGGCCCGCGCTCGGTCTTCCCGGACGCCTACTCACCCGAACTGTTCCTGAACGCGTGGTCCGGGCCCCCGGTCGTGGAGACCGGCATCCCGGAGAACGTCTACCAGCTCAACCCGACCGGCCTGGAACAGTTCCGCAGCGCCGACGGCGAACCGCTGCGGCTGCGGTTGAAGCCCGGCGAGTTCTACGACCTGCCGAACGGCGCGGGCCGGATCTCCTTCGACGGCTGGACGCGCTGGGTGCGGCTGCAGTATTCGCGTACCCCCGCCGCCGTGGGGATGCTCGGGGCGATCGGGCTGGCCGTGACGGGATTGTGCGTGTCGCTGTTCGTCCGGCCGCGGCGGATCTGGGTCCGCGCCCGGGCGGGCGGGGACGGGCCCGCCGAGGTCGAGGTCGCGGGCCTGGACCGCGTCGGTGGTCGGGCCGACATCGATGACGAACTGGCGGCCGTGCGGGCCGCACTGCAGGATGAGGGCGGGAAGGAAGAACGATGATCGCGGAGTATTCCTATCTGGCGACGATCACTGCCGCGGTGGTGTTCTTGTTCGCTGCCATGTTGCACGCCGTCGAGTGGGCGTCGGCGGGGGTACGCCGGCAGCGCCGCACCGCCGCCCTGCGGGAGCCGGCGCTGGTCGCGGCCGGAGGCGGGGCGGGCGAGACGGTCTCCGCGCCGGGTGCTGAGGCGGACAGCGGCGACGACCCGGGTCCGGAACCGGCCGGTGCGGAGGAGCGGACCAGCAAGTTCGGTCGGATGGGCCTCGCGCTCAGCCTGATAGCGACCGCGCTGGTGCTGGCCGGGGTGATCACCCGCGGGGTGGCGGCGCAGCGGCTGCCGCTGTCCAACATGTACGAGTTCTGCTCGATGGCGATGCTCGTGGTCGCGGTGTTCTACCTGGTGTTGAACCTGCGCTACAAGATGACCTTCCTCGGACTGCCGGTGACGCTGCTGCTCACCCTGGGGCTGGGCGCGACGGTGACCTGGTTCTACGTCGACATCGTCCCGCTGATTCCGGCGTTGCAGTCGGTCTGGTTCGAGTTCCACATCAGCGCGGCGGCGATCTGTGCCGCGGCATTCAACATCGCCGCGATCACCTCGATCCTCTACCTGCTCCGCCGGCGCGCGGACGCCAAGGGCGGGGCCAAGGGCTATCTGTCGCGGCTGCCATCGGCGGAGAAGCTGGACCGGATCTCTTATTGGTGCCTGGCCTTCGCCTTCCCGCTGTGGACGTTCACGATCACCGCCGGGGCGATCTGGGCGCAGTACGCCTGGGCCCGGTTCTGGGGCTGGGATCCGAAGGAGACCTGGGCGTTGGTGACCTGGGTGATCTATGCCTGCTATCTGCACGCTCGGCTGACCGCCGGTTGGCGCACGGTGGTGCCCGCCGTGATCGCGATCATCGGCGCGATCTCCTTCTGGTTCAACTTCGTCGGGATCAACCTGCTGGTGTCGGGACTCCACTCCTACGCCATGTGACGGTCGCCATCTGACCGCGCGGGCGTACCTCTATCCGCGGGCTGAGTCAGCAGGTGCGGGCTGAGTATCGTCCGCGGGTGCCGGTTGGGTTCGCGGATGCGCGGGCGTACATGCCGGTTCCCGGCCGGCCGGGCGTACCGCTATCCGTGGCAGGTGGGTGCGTCCGGGTTCAGTACCGGATCACCCGCTGGGAGACCGGCAGGACGAGCCGGCTCGGCAGCCGCTTGGCCAGGTTGGCCATGATCGAGTTGGCGGCGCCGTCGATCACGCTCGGGGCCCCGCGGTGCAGGGCGCGGAAGGTGCTCTGCACGACCTGTTCGGGGGTACGCCTGCGCGACATCAGCGAGTCGTCGCCGGCGGCGGCGAAGAAGCCGGTCTCGGTGGGCCCGGGGCAGACGGCGATCGCGCGTACCCCGGAGCCGCGCAGTTCGGACCACAGGGCCTCGGTGAGGCTGAGTACGTAGGCCTTGGTGGCGGCGTAGACGGCCATCGTCGGGATCGGCTGGTACGCCGCGGTGCTGGCGATGTTGATCACCGCCCCGGCGCGGCGGTCGATCATCGCCGGCAGCAGGGCACGGGTGAGCAGGGTCAGCGTGACGCAGTTCAGCGTGATCTCGTCGGCCATCCGGGCCGGGTCGACATCGGCGAACTCACCGACCGTGGCGAAGCCCGCGTTGTTCACCAGGGTGTGCACATGGCCGAGCTCGGCGGCCCGTGCGACCAGCTGCTCGCGTCCCTCCGCGGTGGCGAGGTCGACCGCGACGGGCTCGACGCGTACGCCGTGCGCGGTTGCCAGCTCCTCGGCCAGCTCGCCCAGCCGCTCGGCACTGCGGGCCGCGATGATCAGGTTGTTGCCGCGGCGGGCGAGATAGCGCGCATAGTGTTCGCCGAGGCCGCCACTGGCGCCGGTCACGAGAGCGAAGTCCATGAAGCGCAGCCTAGGGCAGCGGCACGCTCACTCCGCGGCATGGGCGGCGCGGAGCTGGTCGCGCAACCGGAGGGCAACCTGGCCAGGTTCTTGTTCACCGATCCGATCGCCCGCCCCCCCGACGACCGGCGGCTGCGCGAGCTCATCGCCGAGCGGCTGGTGGTGCTGCACCCGGGGCGGTCCGCGGTGGCGCGAGATCAGGTACGCATCCTGACCTCGCTCGCGGCATCGCGCACGCCTGTCGCGCGGACCGCCCCGTGACCGGGCTCAGTCGTTCGTGTTGCCGGAGGACTTGGCCGCCTCCTCTTCCTCCAGCGCCTTGCGTTCGATGTCCATCGCGGCCTCGTGGGCCTCGACGTCGCGCCGCGCCCGGGATGGTCGCCATCGGCCGTTCATCACGAAGAT harbors:
- a CDS encoding SDR family NAD(P)-dependent oxidoreductase, encoding MDFALVTGASGGLGEHYARYLARRGNNLIIAARSAERLGELAEELATAHGVRVEPVAVDLATAEGREQLVARAAELGHVHTLVNNAGFATVGEFADVDPARMADEITLNCVTLTLLTRALLPAMIDRRAGAVINIASTAAYQPIPTMAVYAATKAYVLSLTEALWSELRGSGVRAIAVCPGPTETGFFAAAGDDSLMSRRRTPEQVVQSTFRALHRGAPSVIDGAANSIMANLAKRLPSRLVLPVSQRVIRY
- the resB gene encoding cytochrome c biogenesis protein ResB; this encodes MVVDAPERVGSAPTGPKFGLVDWVRWIWRQLTAMRTALALLFLGALAAIPGSFVPQRSIRPFEVDQFIADNPQLGAFYDAIGMFSVYTSPWFSAIYLLLLISLVGCIVPRIGTYARALRAEPPRAPRNLNRLPGHLAGTVTDAPQALERAEAYLRKKRFRVLRRGDELSAERGYLREAGNLVFHVALVLILVTVAISVLWGFRGTSATLIGRGFSNNLSFYDDVSAGALFRTDQLPPFTVRVDGFDVRYGLDPATAGRPLSFRADTTVIEGPGEPPRQASIEVNKPLSIDGIDVHLLGYGYAPIVTVTDARGNVGYSGPVIFLPQDGNFTSAGVIKVPDARPQRLAFQGFFLPTATVDEAGPRSVFPDAYSPELFLNAWSGPPVVETGIPENVYQLNPTGLEQFRSADGEPLRLRLKPGEFYDLPNGAGRISFDGWTRWVRLQYSRTPAAVGMLGAIGLAVTGLCVSLFVRPRRIWVRARAGGDGPAEVEVAGLDRVGGRADIDDELAAVRAALQDEGGKEER
- the ccsB gene encoding c-type cytochrome biogenesis protein CcsB; its protein translation is MIAEYSYLATITAAVVFLFAAMLHAVEWASAGVRRQRRTAALREPALVAAGGGAGETVSAPGAEADSGDDPGPEPAGAEERTSKFGRMGLALSLIATALVLAGVITRGVAAQRLPLSNMYEFCSMAMLVVAVFYLVLNLRYKMTFLGLPVTLLLTLGLGATVTWFYVDIVPLIPALQSVWFEFHISAAAICAAAFNIAAITSILYLLRRRADAKGGAKGYLSRLPSAEKLDRISYWCLAFAFPLWTFTITAGAIWAQYAWARFWGWDPKETWALVTWVIYACYLHARLTAGWRTVVPAVIAIIGAISFWFNFVGINLLVSGLHSYAM